Proteins from a genomic interval of Papaver somniferum cultivar HN1 chromosome 4, ASM357369v1, whole genome shotgun sequence:
- the LOC113272032 gene encoding F-box/kelch-repeat protein At3g06240-like, with protein MAMATLLPEEIQVDIHLRLPLKSIGICRCVCKLWCSLLCDPSFVKTRLNQTVHTNKNHRLIISHSKYCSDINPTIYSIDYASISASSLSLSLSLELIPSSFKCIASGTIGKDDDNSICIWNPMTGEYKKIESGCDFMVEYDGYNFRYGFGNDNLIGDYKVVRIGKYLGLFDGKVYTLASNSWRRVGSGKHYEFSRERRYPGVLLNGALHWLGCVTTGKEGSSEVIVAFDVSSERSIHLPFPDGIIAPPPELGDDDDLNKDVGGLGDCLCLSVVRFVWIDVWVMQEYGVQESWIKQFTFEYGAWNIPLSSSRYSFCKPIWSFENCEILLDTSEGLLFCFCMIRKLEELEE; from the exons ATGGCAATGGCAACTCTTCTTCCGGAAGAGATTCAGGTAGATATTCATCTAAGATTACCTTTGAAGTCCATTGGAATTTGTAGGTGTGTATGTAAGCTATGGTGTTCTCTTCTTTGTGACCCTAGTTTTGTTAAAACTCGTCTTAATCAGACAGTTCATACCAACAAGAATCACAGACTCATTATCAGTCACTCCAAGTACTGTTCAGATATTAACCCTACAATTTACTCAATAGATTATGcttcaatatcagcatcatcattatcattatcGTTGTCATTAGAGTTAATACCATCATCATTCAAAT GTATTGCTAGTGGTACAATTGGTAAAGATGATGATAATAGTATTTGTATTTGGAATCCGATGACCGGTGAATATAAGAAAATTGAGTCTGGATGTGATTTTATGGTTGAGTATGATGGGTATAACTTTAGATATGGATTTGGTAATGATAACTTAATCGGCGATTATAAGGTGGTGAGAATTGGAAAATATCTTGGTCTTTTTGATGGGAAAGTTTATACACTAGCGTCGAATTCTTGGAGAAGGGTTGGAAGTGGAAAACATTACGAGTTTTCTCGTGAAAGAAGATATCCTGGTGTGCTTCTCAACGGAGCGCTTCACTGGTTAGGCTGTGTGACCACTGGGAAAGAAGGCTCCTCTGAAGTTATAGTTGCTTTTGATGTTAGCAGTGAGAGATCAATACATCTGCCTTTTCCTGATGGAATTATTGCACCTCCACCAGAATTGGGCGATGATGACGATCTGAATAAAGATGTGGGTGGTTTGGGAGACTGTCTTTGTTTATCTGTTGTGAGATTTGTTTGGATCGATGTTTGGGTGATGCAGGAATATGGAGTGCAAGAATCTTGGATTAAGCAATTTACATTTGAATATGGAGCTTGGAATATTCCACTATCAAGTTCAAGATATTCATTTTGTAAACCGATTTGGTCTTTTGAAAATTGTGAAATTCTATTAGATACCTCCGAGGGTTTGCTTTTTTGCTTTTGTATGATACGAAAACTGGAAGAGTTAGAAGAGTGA
- the LOC113273545 gene encoding pyruvate decarboxylase 1-like → MDFKVGSVDTPKPANGDVGSLAGNQVSTLKTSASSTQLCSAEATLGRHLARRLVQVGVSDVFAVPGDFNLTLLDDLIAEPGLKLVGCCNELNAGYAADGYARSRGVAACAVTFTVGGLSILNAIAGAYSENLPIICIVGGPNSNDYGTNRILHHTIGLPDFSQELRCFQTVTCYQAIVNNLEDAHEQIDTAISTALKESKPVYISVSCNLSAIPHPTFSREPVPFCLAPKLSNSLGLEAAVEAAAEFLNKAVKPVMVAGPKLRVAKACTAFHELADACGYPVAVMPSAKGLMKETHPHFIGTYWGAVSTAFCAEIVESADAYIFAGPIFNDYSSVGYSLLLKKEKAIIVQPDRVVIANGPAFGCVLMMDFLPALAKKLKRNTTAYENYHRIYVPEGLPLECDPKEPLRVNILFKHIQTMLSGDSAMIAETGDSWFNCQKLKLPEGCGYEFQMQYGSIGWSVGATLGYAQAAKDKRVIACIGDGSFQVTAQDISTMLRCEQNPIIFLINNGGYTIEVEIHDGPYNVIKNWNYTALVDAIHNGDGKCWTTKVQCEEELVKAIETATEVKKDCLCFIEIVVHKDDTSKELLEWGSRVSSANSRPPNPQ, encoded by the exons aTGGATTTCAAAGTTGGTTCTGTTGATACACCCAAACCGGCCAATGGAGACGTGGGTTCTTTAGCTGGAAATCAAGTATCAACCCTTAAGACGTCGGCATCATCAACACAGTTATGTTCAGCTGAAGCAACATTAGGAAGACATCTAGCAAGACGTTTAGTACAAGTTGGTGTGAGTGATGTATTTGCAGTGCCTGGTGATTTTAATTTAACATTACTTGATGATCTCATTGCTGAACCTGGGCTGAAACTAGTTGGTTGTTGTAATGAACTGAATGCTGGGTATGCTGCTGATGGTTATGCGAGATCTCGTGGTGTTGCTGCTTGTGCTGTTACTTTTACTGTTGGTGGTTTAAGTATTTTAAATGCTATTGCTGGTGCTTACAGTGAGAATTTGCCAATCATCTGTATTGTTGGTGGTCCTAACTCTAATGATTATGGGACTAATCGCATCTTGCATCATACTATTGGGTTGCCGGATTTTAGTCAAGAGCTTCGTTGTTTCCAGACCGTCACTTGTTATCAG GCGATTGTTAATAACTTGGAAGATGCACATGAACAAATCGATACTGCGATTTCGACAGCTTTGAAGGAAAGCAAGCCTGTTTACATCAGTGTCAGCTGCAACTTGTCTGCCATACCACATCCCACGTTTAGCCGAGAGCCTGTTCCATTCTGCTTAGCACCCAA GTTGAGTAATAGTTTGGGTTTGGAAGCAGCAGTGGAGGCTGCAGCAGAGTTCTTGAACAAGGCAGTAAAGCCAGTGATGGTGGCAGGGCCAAAACTAAGGGTTGCCAAGGCTTGCACTGCGTTTCATGAATTGGCTGATGCTTGTGGTTATCCAGTTGCGGTGATGCCATCAGCCAAAGGACTAATGAAGGAGACTCATCCACATTTCATTGGGACTTACTGGGGTGCAGTAAGCACAGCTTTCTGTGCTGAAATTGTCGAATCTGCTGATGCTTACATATTTGCAGGACCAATCTTTAATGACTACAGCTCCGTTGGGTACTCACTACTTCTGAAGAAGGAGAAGGCGATTATCGTTCAACCTGACCGTGTTGTGATTGCTAATGGACCTGCATTTGGATGTGTTTTGATGATGGATTTCTTACCAGCATTGGCTAAGAAACTTAAGCGAAACACAACTGCTTATGAGAATTACCACAGGATTTATGTTCCAGAAGGGCTTCCTCTTGAGTGTGACCCAAAAGAGCCATTGAGGGTTAATATATTGTTCAAACACATTCAAACGATGCTATCAGGTGACAGTGCTATGATTGCCGAGACGGGTGATTCCTGGTTTAACTGCCAGAAATTGAAATTACCCGAAGGGTGCGG GTATGAATTCCAAATGCAGTATGGGTCTATTGGTTGGTCAGTTGGTGCAACACTTGGATATGCTCAGGCTGCAAAGGATAAGCGAGTAATTGCTTGTATTGGTGATGGAAGCTTCCAGGTAACTGCACAAGATATATCAACAATGTTGAGGTGCGAGCAGAACCCCATCATTTTCCTGATAAATAATGGTGGGTACACCATCGAAGTTGAGATCCATGATGGACCTTACAATGTGATCAAGAACTGGAACTACACTGCCTTAGTTGATGCTATTCATAATGGTGATGGCAAATGCTGGACCACCAAG GTTCAATGTGAGGAAGAGCTGGTGAAAGCGATTGAGACTGCGACTGAAGTTAAGAAGGATTGCTTGTGTTTCATTGAGATTGTAGTTCACAAGGATGATACAAGCAAAGAGTTGCTGGAATGGGGTTCAAGGGTTTCCTCTGCAAACAGTCGTCCACCAAATCCTCAGTAA